A single window of candidate division WOR-3 bacterium DNA harbors:
- the glmS gene encoding glutamine--fructose-6-phosphate transaminase (isomerizing) translates to MCGIVGSIGKENTVAILLKGLKRLEYRGYDSAGIAVIDKNNLISIEKRAGKVKELEAEIREWKPTTTIGIAHTRWATHGEPNEINAHPHTDCKNNIAIVHNGIIENYSALKKILLDRGHSFKTETDTEVLVHLIEEFYEGNLFEAVRQSLQEAEGTYGIAVISSLEPDKIVIARLGSPLAIGHSEGGMLVASDTAAIIDHTNKVVYLEDNEIAEVRKDEYLIETIDKVKVTPKLQTIETDIRKIEKSGYAHFMLKEINEQSQIIKDSIRGRLDRENGTARLDGLDKHRKQLLSTDSLIILGCGTSYYAGLIGGYVIEKNAGIQVHVEYASEFRYKNPVVRKNSLTFAISQSGETADTLAAMREASRKGSVCLGICNVVGSTIARESDGGVYIHAGPEIGVASTKAFSAQVMVLNLISLLLGRMRSLSYDDGKKYVDCIGEIPDKISAVLNSAELIKNIAKTYSDRNNFLYLGRGFNYPVALEGALKLKEISYVHAEGYPAAEMKHGPIALIDKEMPVVVIAIKDSVYTKVLGNIEEVKARKGKVIAIATEGDDEIRKKVDHVIYVPETIDSLYPLLTVLPMQILAYYVAVERGCSIDQPRNLAKSVTVE, encoded by the coding sequence ATGTGCGGTATAGTAGGTTCTATTGGCAAGGAAAACACAGTCGCAATTCTGCTTAAAGGATTGAAAAGGCTTGAATACAGAGGCTACGACTCTGCCGGAATAGCGGTTATTGATAAAAACAATCTCATTTCAATAGAAAAAAGAGCCGGTAAAGTAAAGGAGCTGGAAGCCGAGATAAGAGAGTGGAAACCGACGACAACAATCGGGATAGCTCATACGAGATGGGCGACGCACGGAGAACCCAACGAAATAAACGCTCACCCTCACACAGACTGTAAAAACAATATTGCAATTGTGCACAACGGGATCATAGAAAATTACAGCGCTCTGAAAAAGATACTTTTAGACCGGGGACATTCTTTCAAAACCGAGACTGACACGGAAGTCCTCGTACATCTGATCGAAGAATTTTACGAAGGGAATTTGTTTGAAGCCGTCAGGCAGTCGCTTCAGGAAGCCGAGGGAACATACGGCATTGCAGTAATATCCTCTCTAGAACCCGACAAGATTGTAATAGCTAGACTGGGAAGTCCGCTCGCGATAGGACATTCGGAAGGAGGAATGCTTGTCGCGTCCGACACGGCGGCTATAATTGACCACACAAACAAGGTTGTCTATCTCGAAGACAACGAAATTGCCGAAGTCAGAAAAGACGAATACCTTATAGAGACAATCGATAAAGTCAAGGTGACGCCGAAACTGCAAACCATAGAAACGGACATAAGAAAAATTGAAAAAAGCGGTTACGCCCATTTCATGCTTAAAGAAATAAACGAGCAATCACAAATTATAAAGGATTCGATCAGGGGAAGACTCGACAGAGAGAACGGAACGGCGAGGCTCGACGGACTCGACAAACACAGAAAACAGCTGCTCTCGACCGACAGCCTGATAATACTCGGATGCGGAACTTCTTACTACGCCGGCCTCATAGGAGGATATGTCATAGAAAAGAACGCCGGAATACAGGTTCACGTCGAATACGCGAGCGAATTCAGATATAAGAATCCCGTCGTCAGAAAAAACAGCCTGACTTTCGCAATAAGCCAAAGTGGTGAAACAGCGGACACACTCGCGGCCATGAGAGAAGCTTCGAGAAAGGGATCTGTTTGCCTAGGTATATGCAATGTTGTCGGGAGCACCATCGCCAGAGAAAGCGACGGAGGAGTGTATATACATGCCGGACCCGAAATCGGCGTCGCATCGACGAAAGCCTTTTCCGCGCAGGTGATGGTCCTCAATCTTATAAGCCTTCTTTTAGGAAGAATGAGAAGCCTGTCTTATGACGACGGAAAAAAGTACGTCGACTGCATAGGTGAAATTCCGGATAAAATCAGCGCTGTTTTGAATAGTGCCGAATTGATAAAAAATATTGCAAAAACATACAGCGATAGAAACAATTTTCTCTACCTCGGAAGAGGATTCAACTATCCGGTCGCTCTTGAAGGCGCCCTAAAACTTAAAGAGATAAGCTACGTTCATGCCGAAGGTTATCCGGCCGCTGAGATGAAACACGGGCCAATAGCCCTGATAGATAAAGAAATGCCGGTTGTCGTTATAGCCATAAAAGATTCGGTTTACACAAAAGTTTTGGGCAACATCGAAGAAGTCAAGGCAAGGAAGGGCAAAGTCATAGCCATTGCGACAGAGGGAGATGATGAGATAAGGAAAAAAGTGGATCACGTCATATATGTTCCAGAAACAATCGACTCTCTTTATCCCCTTTTAACGGTTTTACCCATGCAAATCCTTGCATATTATGTAGCAGTCGAAAGAGGATGCAGTATTGACCAGCCTAGAAACCTCGCTAAAAGCGTTACGGTTGAATAA